One window from the genome of Buchnera aphidicola (Macrosiphoniella sanborni) encodes:
- the aroA gene encoding 3-phosphoshikimate 1-carboxyvinyltransferase, with the protein MQDSLDLKPVSYVNGTVYLPGSKSISNRALLISSMAKGTTKLTNLLHSDDTHYMLDALIKLGINYSLSDDKKTCYVEGIGQSFFLSKSVSLYLGNAGTAIRPLLAVLSLKKNDVFLHGEDRMHERPIKDLVDALQQGGADIEYQKNVGYPPIRTKGGFIGGSIILNSNISSQFLTSLLMSAPLALKDTTIFIKQDLISKPYIDITLSLIKSFGVNITHDSYRIFYIKGKQSYTTPGEYKIEGDASSASYFLASAAIKGGTVKVVGIGKKSIQGDINFAHVLEKMGAKILWEDYSITCIRNTLTAINLDMNHIPDSAMTIAIVALFAQGTTTIRNIYNWRVKETDRLSAMSIELKKIGAIVKEGKDFLSISPPQVFQYSNINTYNDHRIAMCFSLICLSGIGVNILNPSCVSKTFPNYFKEFLSICNN; encoded by the coding sequence ATGCAAGATTCTCTTGATTTAAAACCGGTTTCTTATGTTAATGGAACTGTTTACTTACCTGGTTCTAAAAGTATTTCAAATAGAGCATTATTAATTTCTTCTATGGCTAAGGGGACAACAAAATTAACTAATTTATTGCATAGTGATGATACACATTACATGTTAGATGCTTTAATAAAATTAGGCATTAATTATAGTTTATCTGATGATAAAAAAACGTGTTATGTTGAAGGTATAGGACAATCTTTTTTTCTATCTAAATCAGTATCATTGTATTTAGGAAATGCAGGTACTGCGATTCGACCTTTGCTTGCAGTATTATCTTTAAAAAAAAATGATGTTTTTCTTCATGGCGAAGATAGAATGCATGAAAGACCAATAAAAGATTTAGTAGATGCATTACAACAAGGAGGAGCTGATATTGAATATCAAAAAAATGTTGGATATCCTCCAATACGAACTAAAGGTGGTTTTATTGGTGGTTCTATTATTTTAAATAGTAATATTTCTAGTCAATTTTTAACTTCTTTATTAATGAGTGCACCACTTGCTTTGAAAGATACAACTATTTTTATTAAACAAGATTTAATTTCAAAACCATATATTGATATTACTCTAAGTTTAATTAAATCTTTTGGAGTAAATATTACGCACGATTCTTATCGTATTTTTTATATCAAAGGAAAACAATCATATACTACTCCAGGAGAATATAAAATTGAAGGAGATGCTTCTTCAGCATCTTATTTTTTAGCTTCTGCTGCTATTAAAGGTGGTACAGTTAAAGTTGTTGGTATTGGAAAAAAAAGTATTCAAGGTGATATAAATTTTGCTCATGTTTTAGAAAAAATGGGAGCAAAAATTTTATGGGAAGATTATTCTATTACTTGTATTCGTAATACATTAACAGCAATAAATTTAGATATGAATCATATTCCAGATAGCGCAATGACTATTGCTATAGTTGCTTTATTTGCACAGGGTACTACTACTATTAGAAACATATATAATTGGCGAGTTAAAGAAACTGATCGTCTATCTGCGATGAGTATTGAATTAAAAAAAATTGGTGCTATTGTTAAAGAAGGAAAAGATTTTTTATCTATTTCTCCTCCTCAAGTTTTTCAATATTCTAATATTAATACTTATAATGATCATCGTATAGCTATGTGTTTTTCACTTATCTGTTTATCTGGTATTGGTGTAAATATACTTAATCCTAGTTGTGTGTCAAAAACTTTTCCGAATTATTTTAAAGAGTTTTTATCTATTTGTAATAATTAA
- the rpsA gene encoding 30S ribosomal protein S1, which translates to MNESFAQLFEESLKEIKTRPGSIIRGIVVAIEKDIVLVDAGLKSESSIPSEQFKNSQGVIDINVGDEIDVALDAIEDGFGETLLSREKAKRHEAWLILEKAHEQSKTVTGIINGKVKGGFTVELNDIRAFLPGSLVDVRPVRETIHLEGKELEFKVIKLDQKRNNVVVSRRAVIESENSAERDQLLENLQEGIHLKGIVKNLTDYGAFVDLGGVDGLLHITDMAWKRVKHPSEIVSVGDEIQVKILKFDRDRTRVSLGLKQLGEDPWIDISKRYPEEKKITGRVTNLTDYGCFVEIEEGVEGLVHVSEMDWTNKNIHPSKVVSVNDIVEVTVLDIDEERRRISLGLKQCTINPWKEFSETHKKGIRVIGRIKSITDFGIFIGLNGGIDGLVHLSDISWTISGEEAVKKYKKNDEISAVVLQVDAERERISLGIKQLEEDPFSTYVSNFKKNEIITGKVKSIDKKHIIVQLPESHLEGIIRLSDIPRVNSEKIINQFNFEDKILVKLSSFDRKNRIIYLVIHIPDEKEKKDSTIISNNKKNNDNFSNVMTAAFNAAKNTE; encoded by the coding sequence ATGAATGAATCTTTTGCTCAATTATTTGAAGAATCTTTAAAAGAGATTAAAACTCGTCCAGGTTCAATTATTCGGGGTATTGTCGTTGCAATAGAAAAAGATATTGTTTTAGTTGATGCTGGTTTAAAATCTGAATCTTCTATTCCTTCTGAACAATTTAAAAATTCTCAAGGTGTAATAGATATTAATGTAGGCGATGAAATTGATGTTGCGTTAGATGCTATTGAAGATGGTTTTGGTGAAACGTTGTTATCTCGTGAAAAAGCAAAACGACATGAAGCATGGTTAATATTAGAAAAAGCTCATGAACAATCAAAAACAGTGACTGGAATTATTAACGGTAAGGTTAAAGGTGGTTTTACTGTTGAATTGAATGATATACGTGCATTTTTACCTGGTTCTTTAGTTGATGTACGTCCAGTACGAGAAACCATACATCTTGAGGGTAAAGAATTAGAGTTTAAAGTAATTAAACTAGATCAAAAACGTAACAATGTTGTTGTTTCACGTAGAGCTGTTATTGAATCAGAAAATAGTGCAGAACGAGATCAACTATTAGAAAATTTACAAGAAGGTATTCATCTTAAGGGAATTGTAAAAAATCTAACAGATTATGGTGCTTTTGTAGATTTAGGCGGAGTAGACGGTCTTTTACATATTACTGATATGGCTTGGAAAAGAGTAAAACATCCTAGTGAAATTGTAAGTGTAGGAGATGAGATTCAAGTAAAAATTTTAAAATTCGATAGAGACAGAACACGTGTTTCATTAGGGTTAAAACAATTAGGTGAAGATCCATGGATTGATATTTCTAAGCGTTATCCAGAAGAAAAAAAAATAACTGGACGTGTTACAAATTTGACAGATTATGGTTGTTTTGTTGAAATTGAAGAAGGTGTTGAAGGTTTAGTACATGTATCAGAAATGGACTGGACTAATAAAAATATACATCCATCTAAAGTAGTTTCTGTAAACGATATCGTTGAAGTAACAGTTTTAGATATTGATGAAGAAAGAAGAAGAATTTCTTTAGGATTAAAACAATGTACAATTAATCCATGGAAAGAATTTTCAGAAACTCATAAAAAAGGAATACGTGTGATTGGAAGAATAAAATCTATTACAGATTTTGGTATTTTTATTGGGTTAAATGGAGGAATTGATGGATTAGTACACTTATCTGATATTTCTTGGACAATATCTGGTGAAGAAGCAGTTAAAAAATATAAAAAAAATGATGAAATCTCTGCCGTGGTTTTACAAGTAGATGCTGAAAGAGAACGTATTTCTTTAGGAATTAAACAATTAGAAGAAGATCCGTTTAGCACATATGTTTCTAATTTTAAAAAAAATGAAATTATCACAGGAAAAGTGAAATCTATTGATAAAAAACATATTATTGTACAATTACCAGAATCTCATTTAGAAGGAATTATTAGATTATCTGATATTCCTCGAGTAAATTCTGAAAAAATAATCAATCAATTTAATTTTGAAGATAAAATTTTAGTAAAATTATCTAGTTTTGATCGAAAAAATAGAATAATTTATCTTGTAATTCACATTCCTGACGAAAAAGAAAAAAAAGATTCTACAATAATATCTAACAATAAAAAAAATAATGATAATTTTTCTAATGTTATGACAGCTGCATTTAACGCTGCTAAAAATACTGAATAA
- a CDS encoding (d)CMP kinase codes for MKKILINKQRSLKYLSGLIAEGRDMGTAVFPDAVIKFFLDADLEVRVQRRAIEFKKKGYHVNYEELFMQMKNRDESDRNRLFSPLCIPKNAIILDSTYMTLSEVIKSIIEIILKKIEI; via the coding sequence ATGAAGAAAATATTAATTAATAAACAAAGGTCTTTAAAATATTTATCAGGTTTAATAGCAGAAGGGCGTGATATGGGTACAGCAGTATTTCCAGATGCTGTGATCAAATTTTTTTTAGATGCTGATTTAGAAGTACGTGTTCAACGAAGAGCAATAGAATTTAAAAAAAAAGGTTATCATGTAAATTATGAAGAATTATTTATGCAAATGAAGAATCGTGATGAATCTGATCGAAATCGATTATTTTCTCCTTTATGCATACCAAAAAATGCTATAATATTAGATTCTACTTATATGACTTTATCAGAAGTTATTAAATCTATAATAGAAATTATTTTAAAAAAAATAGAAATATAA
- a CDS encoding (d)CMP kinase, protein MINKNPIITIDGPCGVGKSTVSKIIAHNLNWFLLESGCIYRFIAFLALHKNIEIIEKNMIFLLDNLNFSLIKKKLLMFFIKQNILR, encoded by the coding sequence ATGATAAACAAAAATCCTATTATAACTATTGATGGTCCTTGTGGTGTCGGTAAAAGTACAGTTTCTAAAATAATAGCGCATAATTTAAATTGGTTTCTACTAGAATCAGGATGTATTTATCGATTTATAGCATTTTTAGCATTACATAAAAATATTGAAATTATTGAAAAAAATATGATCTTTTTATTAGATAATTTGAATTTCTCATTAATAAAAAAAAAACTATTGATGTTTTTCATAAAACAAAACATCTTGAGATAA
- a CDS encoding MIP/aquaporin family protein, which yields MNIYRKKNIIKKCLFEFLGTGLIIFFGISCLATSKLTNIKLNEFEISCIWGLSVSISIYLTSTISGAHLNPAITIFFWLSNKFNKRKVLPYIISQVFGSFFFTLVVYYFYNQLLTTFIKQHNIIVGSIESIDVACIFCIYPNYNNSFLYDALVEIFANTLFIIILLEFNNKKHNFFLQNQFIKPLLVGMLICIINLVMNPLSNISLNPARDLGPKIFLSLIGWGTLSFTGGNNNLLYCLIPTIGPILGANLGGWIYKNINSN from the coding sequence ATGAATATTTATAGAAAAAAAAATATCATAAAAAAATGTTTATTTGAATTTTTAGGAACAGGTTTAATAATATTTTTTGGTATTAGCTGTTTAGCTACATCAAAATTAACAAATATTAAACTTAATGAATTTGAAATTAGTTGTATTTGGGGTTTAAGTGTTTCTATTTCAATATATTTAACTTCGACTATATCTGGTGCACATTTAAATCCAGCTATTACTATTTTTTTTTGGTTATCTAACAAATTTAATAAAAGAAAGGTATTACCATATATAATATCTCAAGTATTTGGTTCTTTTTTTTTTACTCTTGTAGTATATTATTTTTATAATCAATTATTAACCACATTTATAAAACAACATAACATTATTGTTGGTTCAATAGAAAGTATTGATGTAGCTTGTATTTTTTGTATCTATCCGAACTATAATAATAGCTTTTTATATGATGCTTTAGTAGAAATATTTGCAAATACGCTATTTATTATTATTTTATTAGAATTTAATAATAAAAAACATAATTTTTTCCTACAAAATCAATTTATTAAACCTCTTTTAGTAGGAATGTTAATATGTATAATTAATTTAGTTATGAATCCTTTAAGTAATATAAGTTTAAATCCAGCGCGCGATCTGGGTCCTAAAATATTTTTAAGTTTAATTGGATGGGGAACTTTATCATTTACTGGCGGTAATAATAATCTTTTATATTGTTTAATACCTACAATTGGTCCCATACTAGGTGCTAATTTAGGAGGTTGGATATATAAAAATATTAATAGTAATTAA
- the ihfB gene encoding integration host factor subunit beta, whose translation MTKSGLFTKITKKKIHISNKIIRLAIIEMLKHMTTSLAKGKRIEIRGFGSFSLHYRSPRIGRNPKTGEIVQLNEKYVTYFKPGKQLRDRANTYK comes from the coding sequence ATGACGAAGTCAGGATTATTTACAAAAATTACTAAAAAAAAAATTCATATTTCTAATAAAATAATAAGACTAGCTATAATAGAAATGTTAAAGCATATGACAACGTCATTAGCAAAAGGAAAAAGGATTGAAATTCGAGGGTTTGGTAGTTTTTCCCTACATTATCGTTCTCCTCGTATTGGTCGAAATCCTAAAACTGGGGAAATAGTACAACTGAATGAAAAATATGTGACTTATTTTAAACCAGGAAAACAATTACGTGATCGCGCAAATACATATAAATAA
- the tpiA gene encoding triose-phosphate isomerase: MKKFFIVANWKLNGNINMISSFFEYFQLYALNYLEKNTIVIAPPTVYLERVYKKIKKMNIFLGAQNVDIHLTGPFTGETSILMLEEIGAKYVIVGHSERRLWHNETDDLVAEKICLIKKLNLTPILCVGETKIDKDNGNTKKIIKNQLDCILKKLGKLAFQNIIIAYEPIWAIGTGISANPKDVQLIHEFIKNYIKKNDSSIKNIIVQYGGSVNIKNVKSFIIQPDIDGLLIGNASLNAEIFLKIVKTSHDIF; the protein is encoded by the coding sequence ATGAAAAAATTTTTTATAGTAGCAAACTGGAAATTAAATGGAAATATTAATATGATTTCTAGTTTTTTTGAATATTTTCAATTATATGCATTAAATTATTTAGAAAAGAACACTATTGTTATTGCACCTCCTACTGTATATTTAGAACGAGTTTATAAAAAAATAAAAAAAATGAATATTTTTCTTGGAGCTCAAAATGTAGACATTCATTTGACAGGTCCATTTACTGGTGAAACTTCTATTTTAATGTTAGAAGAAATAGGTGCGAAATATGTTATTGTTGGACATTCTGAAAGACGTTTATGGCATAATGAAACTGATGATCTTGTTGCAGAAAAAATTTGTTTGATTAAAAAATTAAATTTAACACCGATTTTATGCGTAGGTGAAACAAAGATAGATAAAGATAATGGTAATACTAAAAAAATTATTAAAAATCAATTAGATTGTATACTAAAAAAATTAGGAAAATTAGCATTTCAAAATATAATTATTGCTTATGAACCTATTTGGGCTATTGGAACAGGTATATCAGCTAATCCAAAAGATGTACAATTAATACATGAATTTATAAAAAATTATATTAAAAAAAACGATTCATCTATTAAAAACATTATTGTACAATATGGTGGTTCTGTTAATATAAAAAATGTAAAATCATTTATTATTCAACCTGATATAGATGGTTTATTAATCGGTAATGCATCTTTAAATGCTGAAATTTTTTTAAAAATTGTAAAAACTTCGCATGATATTTTTTAA